ATTGGGCAATTTTTCATCTTTTCTAAAAAGTTTATATGATGATAAACCTATAAGTGTGTTTAATTTAGGATATTGTTTTAAAAATGCTTTTAATGTAATTAAACTTTCGGAATTATCAAGTTCATTCTCCCAAATTCCATCTGCTATGGCTGTTTCGGGAGCAACAAAAAAATCGGTATTTAAATCAACTTTTGTTTTTGCAAGTGAAAGAAGTTTTTCTAATTGTTTCTCATAAGCCATTCCTCCGAACTTTTCATTATACGGGTCAATATTCGGCTGAACAACTACTACGCTTGCAATCTTTCCTTTTTCCTGATAATTATTATAAATAATATTTGAAACAGTAATGGGTGCAATAACCACAATGGCAGCGAGCAAAAATCTCACAGAAATTTCTTTAATTTTCTTTTTATCAATAATTATTTTTTTAAGAATAATAAAAAACAAAACATTTGTGAGCACAACCCACAATGAACCGCCAAAAACTCCCGAATACTCATACCATTGAACAAGATTTACGTTTGATGCAAAGCCATCACCAAGTGTCAGCCATGGCCACGAAAGCTCCCATTCGGTATGTAAATATTCAAACCCAACCCAGTAGAAAACAAATGCCATATATCCCTGTGTACTTCCAAGTAGCTTTTTTGTAATATGAAAAATTGTAAATACAATTGCCATAAAAAGTGAATTGAAAATAAATGCCAGAACAGCTCCCGCGAAAGAGGCATAACAAATCCACCATGTTGTAAGTAAATTCCAGATAAAAAAAGTCAGGTACGAATAGCTAAATACATTCCACCAATTATATTTTTCTTTATTTTCGGAAATAAAATGTTCAACAAATAAAAGAGGAACAAATGAAATGAAAAGCAAAGGTGCTAATCCATTCACAGGCCAGGCAAGCCAAAATAATATTCCGCTAAAAACAGAAAGTAAAATAAAATATTTTTTTTTCATTTTTTTATTTATGCATTACAAACTGGTTATCTTTTAACCATAGAGTCGTAAATATTAAATATTACATTATCATTTTTTTCTTTACATTTCTTGGTTCTACCACAAATTTAGTGGGAAAATTTAGATTTGCAAAAAAAGAAAAAATGTTTTCAGATTTCATTGTCTTTAATAAATTTATTATATTTGGAAAAGTTTGCACAACTCTAAACTGAAAACA
The genomic region above belongs to Bacteroidales bacterium and contains:
- the lnt gene encoding apolipoprotein N-acyltransferase; the encoded protein is MKKKYFILLSVFSGILFWLAWPVNGLAPLLFISFVPLLFVEHFISENKEKYNWWNVFSYSYLTFFIWNLLTTWWICYASFAGAVLAFIFNSLFMAIVFTIFHITKKLLGSTQGYMAFVFYWVGFEYLHTEWELSWPWLTLGDGFASNVNLVQWYEYSGVFGGSLWVVLTNVLFFIILKKIIIDKKKIKEISVRFLLAAIVVIAPITVSNIIYNNYQEKGKIASVVVVQPNIDPYNEKFGGMAYEKQLEKLLSLAKTKVDLNTDFFVAPETAIADGIWENELDNSESLITLKAFLKQYPKLNTLIGLSSYKLFRKDEKLPNTARKMNEKEYYDAYNTAMFIDNKTNIFLYHKSKLVIGVERIPFPEIFKPFEKFAINLGGTTGSLGTQQERTVFKTIDSNFRIAPVVCYESIYGNFISKYIANGANLIFIITNDGWWKDTPGYRQHCAYSRLRTIECRKSIARAANTGISCFINQRGDVQQPTKWWTPAVIKQNVSANNEITFYVKHGDYIAKFSAIISCFILLLLILTKIKPFKSFLQ